A stretch of the Deinococcus aquaedulcis genome encodes the following:
- a CDS encoding disulfide oxidoreductase → MQLSSGRRWAWPYVAWLQAVVATTGSLYFSEVMHLPPCTLCWYQRLMMYPLVFVLLVSLLTQDTRLRAYSLPLSVTGLLIAAYHNLLYYGVIPEGLTQCAAGVSCTARQIEWLGFITIPLLSLSAFTVITLSLLLSKPRGTS, encoded by the coding sequence ATGCAGCTATCCTCTGGGAGGCGGTGGGCCTGGCCCTACGTCGCCTGGCTGCAAGCAGTGGTGGCCACCACGGGCAGCCTGTATTTCAGCGAAGTGATGCACCTGCCCCCCTGCACCCTGTGCTGGTACCAGCGCCTCATGATGTACCCGCTTGTCTTCGTGCTGCTGGTCAGTCTGCTCACGCAGGACACGCGCCTGCGCGCCTACAGTCTGCCGCTCTCGGTCACGGGGCTACTGATTGCCGCATACCACAACCTGCTGTACTACGGGGTCATTCCCGAGGGCCTGACCCAGTGCGCGGCAGGCGTGTCCTGCACCGCCCGGCAGATTGAGTGGCTGGGATTCATCACGATTCCCCTGCTCAGCCTGAGTGCTTTCACCGTCATCACCCTCAGCCTGCTGCTCTCCAAACCCCGAGGTACATCATGA
- a CDS encoding heavy metal translocating P-type ATPase: MTPTTRKDHPDHLTYFVEGMDCASCVQTVERMVATLPGTSEVKTSFTKQTLTLHLDEGQTPRGTLEKNLKSLGYAPSLLGPAASAGPQGHDPHAGDHAGHTHEVAPAGTPWYRTGQGRLVVVSGALLALAWLLGFLQPSLSTAGYIAATLLGVWPLAKKALASARLGDPFSINMLVSLAAIGAVAIGEAAEGAVVVFFFAVGELLEGVAAGRARAGIQALAALAPKTALLLDGPQPREVPADTLQVGQTVQVNPGARVPADGTILTGTSSLDDSPVTGESVPVVKGPGDAVYAGSINTDGTLHLRVDKAAADNTIARIIHMVEEAEGSKAPTARFIDRFSRYYTPGVVLVSALVALVPPLFFGGLWHDWLYKGISLLLIGCPCALVLSVPASITSAISAGTRRGLLIKGGAALETIGSVKTIAFDKTGTLTAGRPRVTDVVGEQLGRSDVLRLAAAVEFGSSHPLAKAITAAAQQEGVTIPAAQDAQALPGKGASATVEGRTLSVSSPRHAAALAPLSPALLSTITQFEAQGRTAVVLLDGATPLGVLAIRDEPRADARAALARLKDLGIQTVMLTGDNARTGQAIARDLGLDVQAELLPEDKLRLIASYKAQGGVAMVGDGINDAPALAQSDVGIAMGGGTDVALETADAALLRERVSGVADLVALSRATMGNIKVNIAFALGLKAIFLVTTLLGYTNLWMAILADTGATALVTANALRLLRWKGQDALTTPAPHTDAAVPA; this comes from the coding sequence ATGACCCCCACCACCCGGAAGGACCATCCGGACCACCTGACCTATTTCGTTGAGGGCATGGACTGCGCCAGCTGCGTGCAGACGGTCGAGCGCATGGTGGCCACGCTGCCCGGCACCAGTGAAGTGAAGACCAGCTTTACCAAACAGACCCTGACCCTGCACCTGGACGAAGGGCAGACGCCCCGGGGCACCCTGGAGAAGAACCTCAAATCGCTGGGGTACGCGCCGTCTCTCCTGGGCCCTGCCGCGTCAGCGGGGCCCCAGGGCCATGACCCCCATGCCGGTGATCACGCGGGCCACACCCATGAGGTCGCGCCCGCCGGCACGCCGTGGTACCGCACCGGTCAAGGCCGACTGGTCGTGGTGTCCGGCGCACTGCTGGCGCTGGCCTGGCTGCTGGGTTTCCTCCAGCCGTCGCTGTCGACCGCGGGCTATATCGCCGCCACCCTGCTCGGCGTCTGGCCGCTGGCGAAAAAGGCGCTCGCCAGTGCCCGCCTCGGGGACCCGTTCAGCATCAACATGCTGGTCAGCCTGGCGGCGATTGGCGCTGTGGCCATCGGGGAAGCCGCCGAGGGCGCCGTGGTGGTCTTCTTCTTCGCGGTCGGTGAACTGCTTGAAGGCGTGGCCGCTGGCCGGGCGCGCGCCGGTATTCAGGCGCTCGCCGCCCTGGCCCCGAAAACCGCGTTGCTGCTCGACGGCCCCCAACCCCGGGAAGTCCCCGCCGACACCCTTCAGGTCGGCCAGACCGTGCAGGTCAACCCCGGCGCGCGCGTGCCCGCCGACGGCACCATCCTGACCGGCACCTCCAGTCTCGACGACAGCCCCGTGACCGGCGAAAGTGTGCCCGTGGTCAAAGGCCCCGGCGACGCCGTCTACGCCGGCAGCATCAACACGGACGGCACCCTGCACCTCCGGGTGGACAAGGCAGCGGCCGACAACACCATCGCGCGCATCATCCACATGGTGGAAGAAGCCGAAGGCAGCAAAGCCCCCACCGCGCGCTTCATTGACCGGTTCAGCCGGTACTACACCCCTGGGGTCGTCCTGGTCTCCGCCCTGGTCGCCCTGGTGCCGCCCCTGTTCTTCGGTGGGCTCTGGCACGACTGGCTGTACAAGGGCATCAGCCTGCTGCTGATCGGCTGCCCCTGCGCGCTGGTGCTGAGCGTACCTGCCTCCATCACCAGCGCCATCAGTGCCGGGACCCGGCGTGGCCTGCTGATCAAGGGCGGCGCGGCGCTGGAAACCATCGGCTCAGTGAAAACCATTGCCTTTGACAAGACCGGCACCCTGACCGCCGGCCGGCCACGGGTCACCGACGTTGTGGGCGAACAGCTGGGCCGGTCGGACGTCCTGCGTCTGGCGGCCGCCGTGGAGTTCGGCAGCAGTCACCCGCTGGCCAAGGCCATCACGGCGGCCGCGCAGCAGGAGGGCGTGACCATCCCCGCCGCTCAGGACGCGCAGGCCCTGCCAGGCAAGGGAGCGAGCGCCACGGTGGAGGGCCGCACCCTGAGTGTGAGTTCCCCGCGTCACGCAGCAGCACTCGCCCCCCTGAGTCCGGCGCTTCTCAGCACCATCACTCAGTTCGAGGCGCAGGGCCGCACCGCTGTGGTGCTGCTGGACGGCGCCACGCCTTTGGGGGTGCTCGCCATCCGCGACGAACCTCGCGCCGACGCCCGCGCCGCACTCGCCCGCTTGAAGGACCTGGGCATTCAAACGGTCATGCTGACGGGCGACAACGCCCGCACCGGGCAGGCCATCGCCCGTGACCTGGGGCTGGACGTGCAGGCCGAGTTGCTGCCCGAAGACAAACTGCGCCTCATTGCCAGCTACAAAGCGCAGGGTGGCGTGGCGATGGTCGGGGACGGCATCAATGACGCCCCCGCCCTGGCCCAGAGTGATGTCGGGATCGCCATGGGGGGCGGCACCGACGTGGCCCTGGAAACCGCCGACGCGGCCCTCTTGCGCGAGCGGGTCTCGGGTGTGGCTGACCTGGTCGCCCTGTCGCGCGCCACCATGGGCAACATCAAGGTCAATATCGCCTTCGCCCTCGGGCTCAAGGCCATCTTCCTCGTCACCACCCTGCTCGGCTACACCAACCTCTGGATGGCCATTCTGGCCGACACCGGCGCCACTGCCCTGGTCACCGCCAACGCCCTGCGCTTGCTGCGCTGGAAAGGCCAGGACGCCCTGACCACTCCCGCTCCCCACACGGACGCTGCGGTGCCCGCGTGA
- a CDS encoding MBL fold metallo-hydrolase, whose translation MSSIPSAIGQPHWLRPDVARVRLPLVNVYFVGRPGQDWVLVDAGLPGTARTIERAAQAAHGERPPRAIVLTHGHLDHVGALKALQHRWPVPIFVHTLERPHLTGQTRYPWPDPLVGGGMSLLSPAFVPGPSVADNLGF comes from the coding sequence ATGAGCTCCATTCCTTCTGCCATAGGCCAGCCCCACTGGCTGCGGCCCGATGTGGCGCGGGTGCGTCTGCCCCTGGTCAATGTGTATTTCGTGGGCCGCCCGGGTCAGGACTGGGTGCTGGTGGACGCTGGGCTGCCCGGCACGGCCCGTACCATTGAGCGCGCTGCACAGGCCGCCCACGGGGAGCGCCCGCCCCGCGCCATCGTCCTGACCCACGGGCACCTGGACCACGTGGGGGCGCTGAAGGCCCTGCAGCACCGCTGGCCCGTGCCCATCTTCGTGCACACCCTGGAGCGGCCCCATCTGACGGGCCAGACGCGATATCCCTGGCCTGACCCCTTGGTGGGCGGCGGGATGAGCCTGCTCTCCCCTGCTTTTGTGCCGGGGCCTTCAGTAGCCGACAACTTAGGTTTCTGA
- a CDS encoding DsbA family protein: MTQSSKKAPVLLLALGALAVLATIVVLSLANRGTSQAAALLADASERLIRADSPALGPADANVTIVEFFDPECEACRAIEPDLMKLLEKYDGQVRLVARYFPLHSNSVLAAGLIEAAAKEDEAKRWRARDYLFTKQSEWGEQQTPQTSKFLDYAANLGLDRAQVQRSLESKEVRDLVERDRQDGVALGVSGTPTFFVNGQRLEQLSVQALEAAIQEGVK; encoded by the coding sequence ATGACACAGTCCTCCAAGAAAGCCCCCGTCCTTCTGCTGGCCCTCGGCGCGCTCGCTGTCCTGGCCACCATCGTGGTCCTGAGCCTGGCCAACCGGGGCACGTCACAGGCCGCCGCCCTGCTGGCCGACGCCAGTGAACGCCTCATCCGCGCCGACAGCCCTGCCCTGGGCCCCGCCGACGCCAACGTCACCATCGTGGAATTCTTTGACCCGGAATGCGAAGCCTGCCGGGCCATTGAACCGGACCTGATGAAGTTGCTGGAGAAGTACGACGGTCAGGTACGTCTGGTCGCGCGCTATTTTCCGCTGCACAGCAACTCCGTCCTCGCCGCGGGTCTGATTGAGGCAGCCGCCAAAGAAGATGAGGCCAAACGCTGGCGAGCCCGGGATTACCTGTTTACTAAGCAGTCCGAGTGGGGCGAGCAGCAGACTCCACAGACCAGCAAATTCCTGGACTACGCCGCGAACCTGGGCCTGGACCGCGCGCAGGTGCAGCGCAGCCTGGAGTCAAAAGAAGTGCGGGACCTGGTTGAACGCGACCGGCAGGACGGCGTGGCCCTCGGGGTCAGCGGCACACCCACGTTCTTCGTGAATGGGCAGCGGCTTGAGCAGCTCAGTGTGCAGGCGCTGGAGGCGGCCATTCAGGAGGGGGTCAAGTAA
- a CDS encoding DUF2171 domain-containing protein — protein MTGQDQIREHMPVVCADGQPHGQVDRLDGEYIKLTKDESGQHHWLPLSAVDHVDEHVHLNLSHAQVHQQWLSVDPHPEHRQ, from the coding sequence ATGACTGGACAAGATCAGATCAGAGAGCATATGCCCGTTGTTTGCGCCGATGGTCAGCCCCATGGCCAGGTGGACCGTCTGGACGGCGAGTACATCAAGCTCACCAAGGACGAGTCCGGCCAGCATCACTGGCTTCCGCTGAGCGCGGTGGATCACGTGGATGAGCATGTCCACCTCAACCTGAGTCACGCCCAAGTGCATCAGCAGTGGCTGAGTGTAGACCCCCATCCCGAGCACCGGCAGTAA
- a CDS encoding cytochrome c-type biogenesis protein, with translation MRRTASWLLLSSTLPAATALTPAQEAQVRQIGAELRCPTCTGLPITESGDALSVQMRREVREQVKAGRSQREIDEWMVSRYGRAVLLKPPKQGLNLVLWGMPFLALGAGAVHFWRTLHFRQTRRGPRTATDPYLAQVRQATRPSESGDR, from the coding sequence ATGAGACGAACCGCCTCATGGCTTCTGCTCAGCAGCACGCTGCCAGCTGCGACAGCCCTCACCCCCGCACAGGAGGCGCAGGTGCGCCAGATCGGAGCAGAGCTGCGCTGTCCAACGTGCACCGGCCTGCCCATCACCGAGAGCGGCGACGCACTGAGCGTTCAGATGCGGCGGGAGGTTCGTGAACAGGTCAAAGCGGGTCGAAGTCAGCGCGAGATTGACGAGTGGATGGTGTCGCGGTACGGCCGCGCCGTTCTGTTGAAACCACCGAAGCAGGGGCTGAATCTGGTGCTCTGGGGGATGCCGTTCCTGGCCCTGGGGGCAGGGGCCGTGCACTTCTGGCGCACCTTGCACTTCCGGCAGACGAGGCGGGGGCCACGCACAGCGACCGATCCATATCTCGCCCAGGTGCGTCAGGCCACGCGGCCATCAGAGAGCGGCGACCGTTGA
- a CDS encoding TlpA disulfide reductase family protein translates to MSGRTLANWRRWLPPVIAAVLVIMLVAALTRPDRSGKAGSPLLDKPAPAFTLRSLDGVEVRLTSLKGRPVVVNFWASWCVPCRDEAPLLRSLSETQSDQGLAVLGISFQEPELQKARDFIRAYALAYPSLIDPGARTAINYGVSGVPETFFIDREGIVRSVDRGGLTTARLSEGLRRIGINWP, encoded by the coding sequence ATGTCGGGTAGGACGCTGGCCAATTGGCGCCGCTGGCTGCCGCCGGTCATAGCGGCCGTGCTGGTGATCATGCTGGTCGCGGCCCTGACGCGCCCTGACCGCTCAGGGAAAGCTGGGAGCCCCCTGCTGGACAAGCCCGCCCCTGCCTTTACCCTGCGCAGCCTGGACGGCGTGGAGGTCCGGTTGACCAGCCTGAAGGGCCGCCCCGTCGTGGTGAACTTCTGGGCCTCCTGGTGCGTGCCGTGCCGCGACGAAGCGCCACTGCTGCGCTCATTGAGTGAAACCCAGAGTGACCAGGGCCTTGCGGTCCTGGGCATCTCGTTTCAGGAGCCGGAACTGCAAAAGGCCCGTGACTTCATTCGGGCGTACGCCCTGGCCTACCCCAGCTTGATTGATCCAGGCGCCCGCACGGCCATCAATTACGGCGTCAGCGGCGTACCGGAAACGTTTTTCATTGACCGGGAAGGCATCGTCCGCAGTGTCGACCGGGGCGGGCTCACCACGGCCCGGTTAAGTGAAGGCCTGCGCCGCATCGGGATCAACTGGCCATGA
- a CDS encoding GNAT family N-acetyltransferase, translating into MIRPATPQDASTVTALAVAAGMFPPDQTEVTDTMMADYFAGNHERGHRCLIDEDARAALGVAYVLPKPATEGTWELLMIAIHPDHQGQGRGAALMTHVENELRSQGARLLLVETSGTPDYARTRAFYVQCGYEEEARVRDYYEAGADMVLFRKALSDA; encoded by the coding sequence TTGATCCGACCAGCCACACCACAAGACGCCAGCACCGTCACGGCCCTCGCTGTCGCTGCCGGAATGTTTCCGCCTGACCAGACCGAGGTGACCGACACCATGATGGCCGACTATTTTGCAGGGAACCACGAGCGTGGACACCGCTGCCTGATTGATGAGGACGCGCGAGCAGCACTGGGCGTTGCCTATGTGCTGCCCAAGCCCGCGACTGAGGGCACCTGGGAACTGCTGATGATCGCCATTCACCCCGACCATCAGGGCCAGGGGCGCGGAGCAGCGTTGATGACCCACGTGGAGAACGAGCTTCGCAGCCAAGGGGCTCGCCTGCTGCTCGTCGAGACCTCGGGAACGCCCGACTACGCCCGAACGCGGGCCTTCTATGTGCAGTGCGGCTACGAGGAGGAAGCCCGCGTCCGCGATTATTACGAGGCAGGGGCCGATATGGTGCTGTTCCGCAAAGCGCTCAGCGACGCGTGA
- a CDS encoding M23 family metallopeptidase produces MRIHMFGAALMAAVLISLGSAASITVKAGDTLSSLAARHGTTVTALLQINPSVRANQLRVGQKLTLPTRPASTPGVTVRAASVRVSAVPPVQGRLTTPFNAQHGGLDLAAPTGTPIRATMAGTVKSAVFDARNGWGWTIVLEHAGGLTTRYSHNSVNLVRTGQQVVTGQVIARVGSTGNSTGPHLDFRVYQAGIPVNPYGLF; encoded by the coding sequence ATGCGGATTCACATGTTTGGCGCGGCGCTCATGGCGGCGGTCTTGATCTCTCTGGGCTCGGCCGCCAGCATCACCGTCAAAGCGGGCGACACCCTGTCCAGCCTTGCGGCGCGCCATGGCACCACGGTCACGGCCCTGCTCCAGATCAATCCAAGTGTGCGTGCCAACCAGCTCCGGGTCGGTCAGAAGCTGACGCTGCCCACCCGGCCGGCCTCAACTCCTGGGGTGACCGTCCGCGCCGCCTCGGTGCGCGTCAGCGCGGTGCCGCCCGTTCAGGGCCGTCTGACCACGCCTTTTAATGCCCAGCATGGGGGGCTGGACCTGGCCGCCCCCACCGGTACGCCCATCCGCGCGACCATGGCCGGCACCGTCAAGAGCGCGGTCTTTGATGCGCGCAACGGGTGGGGCTGGACCATCGTGCTGGAGCATGCGGGCGGCCTGACCACCCGGTACAGCCACAACAGCGTCAATCTGGTGCGTACGGGCCAGCAGGTGGTCACGGGACAGGTCATCGCGCGTGTGGGCAGCACGGGCAACAGCACCGGGCCCCATCTCGATTTCCGCGTCTATCAGGCAGGCATTCCCGTGAACCCGTACGGTCTCTTTTAA
- the lnt gene encoding apolipoprotein N-acyltransferase — MRSWPVPVRCVWRSDVAWAALGGVLGLGFLVSSWSWLAPLPLALLFREITRRPPTDTFKLTWLFGAGFFAAHLLWLPSSLSDFLGPGAVILSVLLIALLASLWGLTAALTRQLLGPATLWGLPLAWTVMDALRATGPFGFTWGSLGYAWAKTPLVQVADLGGIALVGLLVALSAAALVSGRRLGRSAVLGAVLLAAGYGLTRPAAPDSTQQVLLVQGNIDPRLKAAGRRTEELTHYLTLTAAGLRAAPASLVVWPETAAPQAPTTAPVRRALAAVPVPLLLGAPTQDAGLRNSVYAVQAGQTLGRQDKRRLVPFGEFFPARAALNGVYRAVFAGLGLPPLTGTVPGTTTQPLILGPLRAGVLICYESTFPGVARALVTQGANLLVTASNDAWFGPSTGAEQHFQMGRVRAIETRRWWVRAGNDGISAAVNPQGQVVARFPRGVAGAFTAPYGLAETRTLLVRWGDWVPLLAGIGLALMWGRQRWLTWRLAD; from the coding sequence ATGCGTTCCTGGCCCGTCCCAGTCCGCTGCGTCTGGCGTTCCGATGTGGCTTGGGCGGCGCTGGGTGGCGTGCTCGGTCTGGGGTTTCTCGTCTCGAGCTGGAGCTGGCTCGCCCCCTTGCCCCTGGCCCTGCTCTTCCGTGAGATCACGCGGCGCCCCCCCACCGACACGTTCAAACTCACCTGGCTCTTCGGCGCCGGGTTCTTCGCCGCCCACCTGTTGTGGCTGCCCAGCAGCCTTTCGGACTTTCTGGGCCCGGGTGCGGTCATCCTGAGTGTCCTGCTCATCGCCCTGCTGGCCAGCCTGTGGGGGCTGACCGCCGCGCTGACCCGCCAGCTGCTGGGGCCCGCCACGCTGTGGGGCTTGCCCCTGGCCTGGACCGTGATGGACGCGCTACGCGCCACCGGCCCGTTCGGGTTCACCTGGGGCAGCTTGGGCTACGCCTGGGCGAAGACGCCCCTGGTGCAGGTGGCCGATCTGGGTGGCATTGCCCTGGTGGGCCTCCTGGTGGCCCTGAGTGCGGCTGCCCTGGTCTCGGGGCGGCGTTTGGGACGAAGCGCGGTGCTGGGTGCGGTGCTGCTGGCCGCGGGCTACGGCCTGACCCGCCCAGCCGCGCCTGACAGCACACAGCAGGTCCTGCTGGTCCAGGGCAACATCGACCCCCGGCTCAAAGCAGCAGGTCGCCGCACGGAAGAACTGACGCACTACCTGACTCTGACGGCCGCTGGCCTGCGCGCGGCGCCCGCCTCCCTGGTCGTCTGGCCGGAAACGGCCGCCCCGCAGGCCCCCACCACGGCGCCTGTCCGCCGCGCGCTCGCGGCCGTGCCAGTGCCCCTGCTCCTGGGTGCCCCCACCCAGGACGCTGGCCTGCGCAACAGTGTGTACGCGGTGCAGGCGGGACAGACGTTGGGCCGCCAGGACAAACGGCGACTCGTGCCCTTTGGGGAATTCTTTCCGGCCCGCGCCGCCCTGAACGGAGTGTATCGCGCGGTGTTCGCGGGGTTGGGCCTCCCGCCCTTGACCGGCACAGTGCCTGGCACCACCACACAGCCCCTGATCCTGGGCCCCCTCCGGGCTGGTGTCCTGATCTGCTACGAGTCCACCTTTCCAGGCGTGGCCCGCGCCCTGGTGACCCAGGGGGCCAATCTGCTGGTGACGGCGTCGAACGACGCCTGGTTTGGTCCGTCCACTGGCGCGGAGCAGCACTTCCAGATGGGCCGCGTGCGCGCCATTGAAACCCGGCGCTGGTGGGTGCGGGCCGGCAACGACGGCATCAGTGCGGCGGTCAACCCTCAGGGCCAGGTGGTGGCCCGCTTTCCCCGGGGTGTGGCGGGCGCATTCACCGCGCCCTACGGTCTCGCTGAAACCCGCACCCTGTTGGTTCGCTGGGGTGACTGGGTGCCGCTGCTGGCCGGCATCGGCCTCGCCCTGATGTGGGGTCGCCAGCGCTGGCTGACCTGGCGACTCGCCGATTGA
- a CDS encoding Tn3 family transposase produces MSRAITASEDSTALLARYGRYPPTLTAEQLHRYFRFDDHDRAVLAQKKGKHNRLGYALQLATVRFLGTFLTDPLDMPEAAIQYVAQQLDLTVNPVKLDRYRTRETRWDHRHDIQARWGYRDFSGISAFFDLARFLSARARLMAEPPSRLLDLSTARLVERRVLLPGVTTLTRLIARIQHRADERLWRDLAALPSEAQVTALEALLDVPPRSSVSRLDQLRKAPLSVSAPGLVGALKRVEAVRRAGVTTLDLSGFPEQRLNTLFRIGMGVKAQAIRRMTRSRRIATLLVTVHRLEGQALDDALTLFESLLTDLFNRIERKEDGTRQDHLPSLEEAARHSNQLTLAFLESLGQPPQDFPTFAARVLALVPQEQLQAAAETVQALTRPRSETRLEGLLSRYSYVQQFLPALLRTVTFEGSAAGGPSLAALQALRRLGRRSQVMATEVPLTLVKGDWSKLIPRKGPLNRPAYTLCVLDHLHLALKRRDVFVSASPKFNDPRLRLLSDQAWTALKAEVCRSLDLDPDPQVMLARFSAQLDERYQLVEARLPQNAAVSLAEEEGRTVLVLQEDEALPEPLSLRHLRELVARRMPRLDLPDLLLEVHRWTGFAHAFTHLSEARTRVEHLDVSVCAVLLAEACNVGLDAVVQPETEALGRGRLSWVDQHYLRAETIASANARLVEFQATIPTVAAWGDGQVASVDGLRFRVPVKTIYAGQNPKYFGVRSGVTYLNFISDQYSGFHGIVVPGTLRDSLFALDGMIEQNTVLRPQQLVSDTAASSYMVFGLFRLLGYQFSPELADLRERTYARMSREAQYGKLNALATSQVSTALIATHWDDLLRLAGSLMTRTVRASDLLKVIGVKPKSALTRALEQVGRIASTLHLLSYHDDPLYRRTIGTQRNRQEARHRLARAVFQGRHGELRQHYVAGMEDQLGALGLVVNAIILWNARYLDLILNQLRVEGVEVREEDVQRLSPLKFEHIHLGGRYHFSLTSQMPAGQFRRLRDPDEVES; encoded by the coding sequence ATGTCCCGCGCCATAACTGCATCCGAAGACAGTACGGCTCTGCTGGCACGGTATGGCCGTTATCCACCGACGCTGACGGCCGAGCAACTGCACCGTTACTTCCGCTTTGACGACCACGACCGCGCTGTCCTTGCCCAGAAAAAAGGCAAACACAACCGCCTGGGCTACGCCCTCCAACTCGCCACTGTCCGCTTTCTGGGCACCTTCCTGACTGATCCCCTGGACATGCCTGAGGCGGCCATCCAGTACGTTGCTCAGCAGCTTGACCTCACGGTCAATCCCGTCAAACTTGACCGCTACCGCACGCGCGAGACCCGCTGGGATCACCGCCACGACATCCAGGCCCGGTGGGGCTACCGCGATTTTTCAGGGATTTCGGCCTTCTTCGATCTGGCACGCTTCTTATCTGCCCGCGCCCGGTTGATGGCCGAGCCGCCCAGCCGCCTGCTGGATCTCAGCACAGCCCGCCTGGTCGAGCGCCGGGTGCTGCTGCCCGGCGTCACCACGCTGACCCGGCTGATTGCCCGCATTCAGCACCGGGCCGATGAGCGCCTCTGGCGTGACCTGGCAGCCCTGCCCAGTGAAGCCCAGGTGACGGCGCTTGAAGCCCTGCTGGACGTTCCCCCTCGCTCCTCGGTCTCCCGACTTGACCAGCTCCGGAAAGCGCCGCTGTCGGTCTCTGCGCCTGGACTCGTTGGTGCGCTCAAGCGGGTTGAAGCGGTGCGGCGGGCCGGCGTGACCACCCTGGACCTGAGCGGTTTTCCTGAACAACGGCTGAACACCCTCTTCCGCATCGGGATGGGCGTCAAGGCCCAGGCGATCCGCCGCATGACCCGCTCCCGGCGCATCGCCACCCTGCTGGTGACGGTTCATCGCCTTGAAGGTCAGGCCCTGGATGACGCCTTGACCCTGTTTGAAAGCCTGCTGACCGACCTCTTCAACCGGATTGAACGCAAAGAGGACGGCACGCGGCAGGATCACCTGCCGTCACTGGAAGAAGCGGCCCGGCACAGCAATCAGCTCACCTTGGCTTTTCTGGAGAGCCTGGGGCAACCGCCCCAGGACTTTCCCACTTTCGCGGCGCGGGTGCTGGCCCTGGTGCCTCAGGAACAGCTTCAGGCCGCGGCGGAAACGGTTCAGGCACTGACCCGGCCCAGAAGCGAGACGCGGTTGGAAGGGCTGCTCAGCCGCTACAGCTACGTGCAGCAGTTTCTACCGGCCCTGCTGAGGACGGTGACCTTTGAGGGCAGCGCCGCTGGAGGGCCGTCCCTGGCCGCGCTTCAGGCGCTGCGGCGTCTGGGGCGCCGATCACAGGTCATGGCCACCGAGGTGCCACTCACGCTCGTCAAGGGTGACTGGAGCAAGCTCATTCCCAGAAAAGGGCCACTGAACCGGCCTGCTTACACCCTTTGTGTTCTCGACCATTTGCATCTGGCCCTGAAGCGCCGCGACGTCTTTGTGTCAGCCAGTCCCAAATTTAATGACCCTCGCCTGCGCCTGCTGTCGGATCAGGCCTGGACGGCTCTGAAGGCTGAGGTCTGCCGGAGTCTTGACCTTGACCCTGATCCGCAGGTCATGCTGGCGCGGTTCAGCGCCCAGTTGGACGAGCGGTACCAGTTGGTAGAAGCCCGCTTACCGCAGAACGCCGCGGTCTCTCTGGCAGAAGAAGAGGGCCGCACCGTGCTGGTGCTTCAGGAGGACGAGGCGCTGCCCGAGCCGCTCAGTCTGCGGCACCTGCGGGAACTGGTGGCGAGGCGGATGCCTCGCCTGGATTTGCCGGATCTGCTCCTGGAAGTGCACCGCTGGACGGGGTTTGCCCACGCCTTCACGCATTTGAGCGAAGCGCGAACACGGGTGGAACACCTCGACGTCAGCGTTTGCGCGGTCCTGCTGGCTGAAGCGTGCAATGTTGGACTGGACGCGGTGGTTCAACCGGAGACAGAGGCCCTTGGGCGCGGCCGCCTGTCCTGGGTGGATCAGCATTACCTGCGCGCCGAAACCATTGCGAGTGCCAATGCCCGTTTGGTGGAGTTTCAGGCCACCATTCCGACGGTGGCGGCGTGGGGGGACGGTCAGGTGGCCTCCGTGGACGGGCTGCGCTTCCGCGTACCGGTGAAAACCATCTACGCCGGCCAGAACCCCAAGTATTTTGGCGTTCGCAGTGGCGTGACCTATCTCAACTTCATCTCCGATCAGTACAGCGGTTTTCACGGCATCGTGGTGCCGGGTACCCTGCGCGATTCCCTTTTCGCCCTGGACGGCATGATTGAGCAGAACACGGTGCTGCGCCCTCAGCAACTCGTGTCGGATACGGCAGCCTCGTCGTACATGGTCTTCGGGTTGTTCCGCCTGTTGGGTTATCAGTTCAGCCCGGAGCTAGCCGATTTGCGCGAGCGAACCTACGCGCGCATGTCCCGAGAAGCGCAGTACGGGAAGTTGAATGCGCTGGCGACGTCGCAGGTGAGCACCGCGCTCATTGCCACCCACTGGGACGATCTGTTGCGCCTCGCGGGGTCACTGATGACCCGGACGGTGCGGGCCTCGGATCTGCTCAAAGTGATCGGCGTCAAACCCAAAAGCGCCCTCACGCGGGCGTTGGAGCAGGTGGGACGGATCGCCAGTACGCTCCACCTGCTCAGTTATCACGATGATCCGCTTTATCGCCGCACCATCGGCACCCAGCGCAACCGCCAGGAGGCCCGGCACCGGCTGGCCCGGGCGGTGTTCCAGGGCCGACATGGGGAACTGCGGCAACACTATGTGGCCGGGATGGAAGATCAGTTGGGGGCCCTGGGCCTGGTGGTGAACGCCATCATTCTCTGGAATGCCCGTTATCTCGACCTCATCCTGAATCAACTGCGTGTCGAGGGCGTGGAGGTGCGGGAGGAAGATGTGCAGCGGCTGTCACCTCTGAAGTTTGAGCACATCCACCTCGGCGGCCGGTACCACTTCTCGCTGACCTCACAGATGCCGGCCGGTCAATTCAGGCGGCTGCGCGATCCAGACGAGGTTGAGAGCTGA